The genomic segment CTCATTAATGTCCTCAAGATAATCTCTGATAATGTTTGTTTTCTGCAAATAAGAGCAGTGTTATGGATTATTCGATTAAGAGAATTGTCCAAGGCTGCAAAAGATTTGAGTAAGAAATATTGTACACCTCAAAAGACATTGTTGTACCTGTAGAAATAAACCCATTGAATTAGAAATCGCCTCCCAATCTGGTGTCAAAACCTCTGATCCCCCAGCGAGGAAGAGTTTCGACAGACCTAAACCCACAAGCCCAGCAACATAGTGGCAGTATTCATCATAGTCATCAACAGTTTCTACCTGTGTATAACAGTGAAAACTGGATAAACTGGATCGGTATTCAAATGATATCAGTTCTTCATGTAACATATCAATACGTTCTGGTACTTTCAGTACATGAATTACTACATGTCATTTCGTATAAAAAGAATCACATGGGTCATTCAAAAACAGATCTGATGTTATGACTTATGACGAGAGTAAGCATGACACAATTCTAACTGAAACAGAGACCCTTAGTCTAGTTCAAGACAGTTTGTCACCATgactcaaaaacaaaatcaaactatgAAAAAATGATTTGTATCACAAACCTCTTGGCAGATAAACTTGGCCATTCCTGCACCCATTCTTTTAGTAATTTCCTCGATAGCCTCTTGATACCTTCATAAACCAaggtataaattataaaaataacagaAATTAGTAATGTCAGAAAGCATATTTTAGAGTTTCAACAAAATCAGTGACTCGATCAATAAACGTGAAACAACATGAGTAACAAAGATAGAGCAGAAAGGCACATAGCAAATAATAGAACTAACCCTTTTTCAAGTTCCAAAAAAGCTGCAGCAACGTGATGAAATTGGTCCATTAGAACCTTGTACTCCTTCGTACCACCTAAAAGTTGAACGAGTAAAATATGTAAGTTTAAACAGTCAAATATTGACGGGATGTGAAAGATGAAGATGCAAAGAGACTCTTCAGACTTGCATGAATAGTGCCAGTCAGTATTGTAAATGTGCCGGTGGAAAGCTATCAGGATGGGAACCTTTTCATCAGTTGGTATGCTTGTATCATCCTCTgttgcacacacaaaaaatagGATATTAGCGACAGGAGCATGAAGAAGGAAGATGGTTCTTACATGAatacatttttcaaaacaaaGGTAATATTGAAAGCATAGTTAAGAGATACTAACCAACAGTATCAAGAGCTCGGAGAACCAAGTAGAACACACACACctacaaataaagaaaaggaaattgaaTAAGAAATACTGCAAAGACTAGAGAGAGAGCTGAGTACACTGATGTCATGCGAAACGAAGCAAGATATATGGAAACTTaagaaacaaccaaaaccaTATTCTATGCGTGAAAATGGTCCAAGAAAGCCTCATATAGTCATATTGACATACCACAAGAacgtattaagaaaaaaaatttccagATACAAACCCAGTTCACTAAATACAATATGCATTTACTGCAGGCTCAGATAAACAGCAGAATCAGTTTATAGCAATCTGCAGGAACAACTAAGAGTAGCACAAAAACCAAAGGGATAAAATTAAAGCCATCGTTTCTGTAGAAGAAACCAAATAATCGCCAAACGTCAACAATAAATGAGtgtcagatatatatatatatttggattcaTCCACAAAAACTTAGCCGTTGACCAAATAAATACCAAAACACAGACGTTACTTATATATCTACATAGAggcggagaaagagagagatgagaagaaggAACGGTTACAGCGTTACGAAGGTCGGTGTTGAGCTGCTGGATAACGAGAGAGAAGCTTCGAGAAACCTTGTGGAGCATTGAATAGCAGAATCCCCAGTGTGGCTCAGGCGGGATCTGCTTCTCCGCTTTCTCAATCGCTCGTTTCATCTTCAGTAGCGGATATATATCATCCGGATATCTCAGCATCGTCCCTAAGCTCCCCATTGTTTCtatcagagaaacaaaaaaaaaaaaaacagagcgaAGAATCTGCTTATGGCGTcgtctctcgtctctctcccCCTGAAAAAAATAATGCCGGAATGAAGCAAACTCCTATGTGACGACGATCTAAGATTCAAATAAGCAGGTAAGAAGAAAACGCTCACCTGCGATGTGGATCGATTCGATTTGACCAGCGAGgttttctattttagagttttCTTATATCATCGATGAAAACAAAGGTTTCTTCAGACTTTTTTGCCAGTGAGAGAGTCtcacatttttcctttttttttattatttattttttattttaatgttttgggttgatcaaatttttgaaaaattggagaaaaaattaataaataaaaaatttaggattAAAATAACAAAGCGTGAAAATAATGAGTGGAGCAAGAAACGGACTACTATCGTAATAGGATAACAATAAATAAAGAGCCTtcgtttaaaattatttaaatctttcgttaattatattttgttgtgAAACAGAAAAGGTATCTTTTTAATCATCATAAATGGACGATTCGATTTTACAGttgtaattattaattaagttttacTGTCAAAACTTTAATGCGGACGCTGAGatggcaaaaatgaaaatgacgtGGCGAGATATAATTGGTTGTAAATACGTATCTTCAACAGTGTAACTACCAATTGGCACACGATAACACACTCTGTGGATCTCTCCAAGTTTCCTCTCTCTATTAAAGAGGGTTAAAACTTAAACATCCTCTGGACgataccaaaaacaaacaagttcttttgaaaatcaaaaaaaaaaaNAAACAATGACGGAAGAAGCAAGCAAAACTCAAACTCCTCTGTGAAGACGATCT from the Camelina sativa cultivar DH55 chromosome 12, Cs, whole genome shotgun sequence genome contains:
- the LOC109124813 gene encoding squalene synthase 1-like isoform X2; protein product: MLRYPDDIYPLLKMKRAIEKAEKQIPPEPHWGFCYSMLHKVSRSFSLVIQQLNTDLRNAVCVFYLVLRALDTVEDDTSIPTDEKVPILIAFHRHIYNTDWHYSCGTKEYKVLMDQFHHVAAAFLELEKGYQEAIEEITKRMGAGMAKFICQEVETVDDYDEYCHYVAGLVGLGLSKLFLAGGSEVLTPDWEAISNSMGLFLQKTNIIRDYLEDINEIPKSRMFWPREVWGKYADKLEDLKYEENSTKSVQCLNELVTNALMHIEDCLKYMAALRDPSIFRFCAIPQIMAIGTLALCYNNVQVFRGVVKLRRGLTAKVIDRTKTMADVYGAFYDFSCMLKTKVDKNDPNASMTLNRLEAVQKLCIDTGVLNNRKSYVDDKGQPYNVFIIMVVILLAIVFAYLRAN
- the LOC109124813 gene encoding squalene synthase 1-like isoform X1 → MGSLGTMLRYPDDIYPLLKMKRAIEKAEKQIPPEPHWGFCYSMLHKVSRSFSLVIQQLNTDLRNAVCVFYLVLRALDTVEDDTSIPTDEKVPILIAFHRHIYNTDWHYSCGTKEYKVLMDQFHHVAAAFLELEKGYQEAIEEITKRMGAGMAKFICQEVETVDDYDEYCHYVAGLVGLGLSKLFLAGGSEVLTPDWEAISNSMGLFLQKTNIIRDYLEDINEIPKSRMFWPREVWGKYADKLEDLKYEENSTKSVQCLNELVTNALMHIEDCLKYMAALRDPSIFRFCAIPQIMAIGTLALCYNNVQVFRGVVKLRRGLTAKVIDRTKTMADVYGAFYDFSCMLKTKVDKNDPNASMTLNRLEAVQKLCIDTGVLNNRKSYVDDKGQPYNVFIIMVVILLAIVFAYLRAN